The sequence below is a genomic window from Vibrio spartinae.
GAACCGGATGACCGGATGCCGTCCCGATCATCGCAACACCGACGCCCATTAAGATAATGCCGACATTCTCCACGGTGTGATAGGCGAGCAAGCGTTTGATATCATGCTCTGCCAGTGCATACATGACCCCCAACACAGAGGAGAAAGCGCCAAAGGCGAGCACCAGATATCCCCACCAAACTTCTGCCCCTCCCAGAAAAACAAGCCCCACTTTAATGATGCCGAATACACCAATTTTTACCATCACACCGGACATCAATGCTGATGCATGAGAAGGGGCAGCGGGGTGAGCCTGAGGCAACCAGCTATGTAACGTGATCATGCCAGCTTTCGCCCCAAAGCCAAAGAATGCCAGTAAGAAGATGACTGACGACTCCCACGCGGGCAAGGACAGATGGGAAAAATCGGTGAAATTGAGAGTCCCGGTTGCCCGGTAAAGCATAAAGAAGGCAATCATGATGAGTACAGAACCGGCATGAGCAATGAGAAAATACTGCAAGCCAGCGCGAATACTTTTTTCACTCTGCTCAACCAACACCAGAAAGTAAGAAGCCAGTGACATCATTTCAAAGAACACGATGAAGTAAAATGCATTATCTGCCACAACTAACGCAACCATCGATGCAACAAACAGATTGAGGAAAATACTGATCCCCCATGCCCCTTTGCCCTGATACTCTTTCATGTAATGCAAGCCGTATATGGAGGCAGCAATGACAATCAGAGAAATAACCATCACCATAAATGCCGCTAATCCGTCAAACCGTACGAGCAGTTGTGCAAAAGGGAACGGACTAAAAAGCTGTGCCTGCCACACCTGATGGCTGACAAGCGCAGACCCAGCGCTGATCACGCCGGCGATACCGCCAACCGCAGTACACAGGCTTGCAAGAGATACAAAAAGAGATTCCCGTCGAGAATTACCAAACAAAGCCACAACACAGGCGATGAGATAACACCCCATCGATAAAGCCAACAGCGATAAAGGACTCATCATGTTATTTCTCCATATCCACAGTCGGTGAGCTGTTGGCCGTCACTTCTCGCTTGAGCTTGCGGGAACGCTCCGTTGCTTCGTCACTCACCAACACAATTGCCCCGGTCGGACAGACTTCCATACAGGCGGGTCCATCCTCTCTGAATTCACATAAGTCACATTTCACCGCGATACTTTTAACCCCCGGTTCCCAAGCCAAGAGATCATGCCCAAACGTCTGGGGCACAGAAGTCGATGGATTGCTGGAACGTGGTGTTGACGGTATATATGTGTCATAACTATTGGCATGAGAAACCGGACGACTCCCATCCAGTGCAATCGCACCAAACGGACAAGCCACTGCGCACAATGTACACCCGACACAAATGGATTCATTCAGAAATATCCGGTCAGCTTCTTTGGTGATTGCCTGTACCGGACAGACCGTTGCGCACGGTGCATCTTCACAATGACGACACATGACCGGAACCGTTGTATCGTTATTTTTCACCACAGTCAGACGCGGGTGACTTTGCAATCCGACTTTCTGGTGAACATCAGAACAGGCAGCCATGCATGTTTGACATCCGATACACTTCTTAGGATCGGCAACTACAAATTTTTTCATAGCATCCCCTGACAGCTAAATAATCAACTAAGGGGCAATAACCATGCCATTCGTATGATTTTATTTTTTATACATTAAAATCAAATGGTTAAATTAATACAACCTTTAACATGGCTCATCTCACAAACGAATCGCCACCAGATCAATCCTGCTCGACACTTGGTCTCGACACTATTGACGAAGCACAAGCAAACTCAGGATTGATCGAAAAATGCCATAAAAAAAGAGGTTGGCATCGCCAACCTCTTATCAATGTTCTGACTTGTTTTCTCGACGGTTTTAGCCGTTGTCTTGCGGCTCAAACAGATCCTGATGCAGTTTCTGGATGACACTTTTTGCGTCGTCAGCATCGACAAGAAAACACAGATTATGATCACTGGCGCCATAACAAATCATGCGCATGTTGTAATCGCCCAGCGTGCTGAAAACCTCTTTGGCATACCCCTTGGTCTCCATATGGTTGCCAATCAAAGCCACCAGACTCAGGTTTCGTTCGACTTCAATATGAGCGAGTTCTTCCAGCTCTGCCCGGGCAGCAGCAGGAAGCTCTGGCGCACCACCAGCGGTGTCCGTCTGATCAAGCGTGATCGACACACTAATCTCTGACGTGGTAATCAAATCAACTGAGATTTTATGCTTGGCCAGAATTTCAAAAACCTTGGCTAAAAAGCCATACGCGTGGAACATTTTAGCACTGCGAATCGTCACCATCGTTTGATTGGCCCGCAATGCCAGTGCCCGGAAATAAGGCGAATTTTCAACGCGTTTCCGAATCCATGTCCCCCCTTTCTCAGGCTCTCTTGATGAACCGACAAAGACGGGAATCCCATGCCGAAGCGCAGGAAGCAATGTTGAAGGATGCAAAATTTTTGCGCCAAAGTTCGCCATTTCTGAAGCTTCATTGAAGCTAATTTCAGGAATCGGCGCTGCGTTAGGCACGATGCGTGGATCCGTGGTATAAATTCCGGAAACATCTGTCCAGATTTCCAGCCCGGATGCCTGAACCGCTTCTGCAATCAGTGCTGCTGAATAGTCACTCCCGCCACGACCCAGTGTGGTTGTAT
It includes:
- a CDS encoding 4Fe-4S dicluster domain-containing protein, with amino-acid sequence MKKFVVADPKKCIGCQTCMAACSDVHQKVGLQSHPRLTVVKNNDTTVPVMCRHCEDAPCATVCPVQAITKEADRIFLNESICVGCTLCAVACPFGAIALDGSRPVSHANSYDTYIPSTPRSSNPSTSVPQTFGHDLLAWEPGVKSIAVKCDLCEFREDGPACMEVCPTGAIVLVSDEATERSRKLKREVTANSSPTVDMEK
- the lysC gene encoding lysine-sensitive aspartokinase 3; this translates as MSAFNVAKFGGTSVANFEAMSRCAAVIESNPDTKLVVSSACSGVTNLLVELANGVQDTERRTAILEQLSDIHFSIIESLQEQESVKGAVQAILDTVTSLADAASFQASNKLTDHLVACGELISTHILTQVLKERDIDAVRFDIRDVLRTDGHYGRAEPQVEFTAVQAKEKLAPLCKKHLVVTQGFIGSDEQGNTTTLGRGGSDYSAALIAEAVQASGLEIWTDVSGIYTTDPRIVPNAAPIPEISFNEASEMANFGAKILHPSTLLPALRHGIPVFVGSSREPEKGGTWIRKRVENSPYFRALALRANQTMVTIRSAKMFHAYGFLAKVFEILAKHKISVDLITTSEISVSITLDQTDTAGGAPELPAAARAELEELAHIEVERNLSLVALIGNHMETKGYAKEVFSTLGDYNMRMICYGASDHNLCFLVDADDAKSVIQKLHQDLFEPQDNG